Part of the Peromyscus maniculatus bairdii isolate BWxNUB_F1_BW_parent chromosome 23, HU_Pman_BW_mat_3.1, whole genome shotgun sequence genome is shown below.
GACAGCTGGGGAAGCACTGGAAATGAAGCCTCCCCAgagtcccctcccccacaacacCTACACTGGATAGACGTGCAAGCAAAAACGTGTGTAATCCCAGGtattcaagaagctgaggcaggaggattataaattgGAGGTTGGCCTGGGTTACAGAATGAATTAAAGGAGAACTCAGAGGGAAAAGGGAAGACTAGCctaggccacacagtgagaccctgtcaaaaataCCCTGTGTCGTGCCATACACAGCTGGGAAATTTTGTTACTACAGCATACCCAAACTGTTATGCATAAAAGCACAACAAAAAGCAGgagaggagctgggcagtggtggcgcacgcctttaatcccagcacttgggaggcagaaccaggcggatctctgagttcaaggccagcctagtctacagagggagatccaggacaggcactaaaactacacagaaaaaccctgtctcaaaaaccaaaaaaaaaaagcaggaggagggaggaagggctgagtgaAAAGACTACGTACTGGCCCCTGCCTTTGCATCCCCAAAGGCCACTTACCGCTGCCACTAGACTGTTTTCTGTGATGAAGGTGATGGCCAGGAGTGGCAAGGTTTCAGAGGCCAGGGTTGCAACGCTGAAAGAGAAAGTGCGTCAGCCATGCTGTCGCCCGCTCCTGCTCTGGGCTTCAGTTGTAGCCGCCCGCCCCACAGCCTGTTCCCAAACTCACGCCATCTTCTTGTCAGCGTCCACCAGGCACACTGTGCTGTCGTGGCTGACCCAAGCCACTCGGCTCCCACTGGCCGAGAAGCAGACTCCATGCACCCAGCCACAACTGCTGCTCGACTCGAACATCAGCTCCCCAAAGGGCATCTTGGAGCCCCACGGTGTAGGGGCTGGCCGCTCCTCCACCTCCTTGATATAGGCAGAGAAGATCCTGTAGAAGAAAACGGGCCTGAGAAGCGGATCCTCCCCCAAGTCAGCCAAACGCGCTGAGCCTGTGGGCCAGGATGGGAGGCCTCCTGGTTCAGAGTCTTGTGGCCTGGAACCCAAGGGACCCTAACCTTAAAGCTGTCCATAACTTCGTGGCTCCAGGGGGTGTCCTAGTTCCTGCCAGGCTTGACATGGACAGCCAGTGGCTAGAACAGCTCTTGTGCTCCAATTCTGCCCTCTCCTCTTGGCCCCACAACACTATCCCCACACACATTCAACTCCTCCTGACCCACCTGTTTCACACCTCTAATAGAGGACCgtaagtttgaggatagcctggggtATACAGCAAGACAGTCTCATGAAAACAAAAGTGGGTAGGACCAACCTACCTAGCAACCCAAAGCCTTGTGGGACACCACACTCTGGGCCCAGGATTAAGAAAGGGGGCCTTTGGTGCCTATAGTTTCCCATGTGGGAATTCAGACACTTGGGGAAGGGGCAATGTCTGCCTAGAGCTGGGAGGAATTTGAGCTCACTGGCCAAGAGAGGTTTCTAGGTCCAGAAGTGGAAAATAACAGAGTGAGTTTTGTTGAGGTCATCAGTCATTCAAACCTTAGTAGGAATAAGTACACAGCATTCATTCTTCAGTAGAAATCAGGACAGCTGTagtgggggaggcaggggaggaggactTGGGGAGACCTTGCTGACATTCAGAGATGGCAAAGGACACATCTTGCTAAGATTCCGTCCTGGGGTGCTAGCAGGCCATGGTGATCATGTGCAGAGCAAACCCTGTCTGATGCCCCAGGGATCCCAGGTCACTTTGCTGGTAGCGAATCAGGAGTTGGTTTggaaggaggggcttggggtTCTTCCCCCACCCTCCAGTCTCTGCTATTGGTTGGCTAGGGTCCCCCTCTCAGGTGGATGGCCAGCTCACCTGCACTTGAAGTCACAGGAGCCTGCAGCCAGGAGCACGTTGTTGGGGTGCCAGTCGAGGCTGAGGACAGTGGAGCGGATGGGCTTTTTGATGTGCTTGCACACCCACCTACACACATGGGTGGAAAAGGCAGGCAGGTGGGTAATGTGGACAGCAGTGTCCTGGGGGACAGTCAACCGATGACAGACACTTGAGTGACCACTCCAGGCAGCGATGTCCTGGGTTCCTTCTGAGGTGAGAACTTGTCACCACCAACCACATAAGATCACATGGTTCTAAATGGCTAGGGTAGAATTTGAATTGTTTTCTAGACTCAAAACTGTCCTTGTCTTCCAACACTGGCTGGGACAGGCCATCTGGTGCACACAAATACTAAAGAATCGAATTCAAGGGTaaccttagctacatagcaagatcctgtccaaaaaaaaaaaaaaaaactagggctGGCAATGTGGTTCGGCAGCAGAGCTCTTATCTAGTATGCAGGAgaccctaggttcagttccctagggctggagatgtagttcaactggtggagtgtttgcccagcattcACGAAGCCTTATGTTCCATCCCTATccctgcagacaccaggcatggtggtacacacctgtcatcccagcactaaggcagaggcaggaggatcataagttcaaggtcaccttggcTATACACTGAGcttgaagccaccctgggctgcatttagaccctgtcttttttgtttgttttggtttttctttttttcttttcttttttttttttggtttttcgagacagggtttctctgtggagctttgcgcctttcctggagctcacttggtagcccaggctggcctcaaactcacagagatccgcctggctctgcctcccaagtgctgggattaaaggcgtgtgccaccatcgcctagCTAGACgctgtcttttaaaaagtgtggCTGGGTGTTTGTCAGTGGCTCCTGGAGTATGATACCTCAGAGACAAGTGGGTGGCAGGCCCAGTCCACAGTGCTGCCAGGAAGCTGGTGGCTGTGTGCACACAGGGCTTGTGTAGTGTCCCCAGAAGTAGCAGTGGCATGGTCTATGTCTCTGGTATGTCAGAGCTGTGGGACCACAATAAAGAGGACTCACTGCCTCACCAGCAAGGCTCAGAAGACAGATTTCCCTGGAATCATGGGAGCAAGAGTCTCCTCATTTCATTTGCTGTGGTCTGGGACACTCTGATCTTGCATCCTGTAAGTCTGCAGTCCTGGGCTCCACCAACACCCCTACCCCCACGCTGCATACCCCCCCCCTTCTCTGACCCCAACCAAGCACCCACCAGTCATTCTCCTGTTCAAAATAACAGATGGAGATGACCCGGGAGCCACTGCCCACGGCGAACTTGTTCTCATTGGGGGCCCAGCGCACACAGCGGGCAGCTCGGTTGATCCGCAGGATGACCAGTGTAGGCTTCCACGTGCGGCCCTTCAGCGTCCACACATAGGCATTGCGGTCTGTGCCGCAGGTCACAATGCGGTTACTCTCAGGGGCCCAGTCGATGCCTGCAGGGTTGGGTCAGAGGACACAGGCTAAAGCCACCAAAGCTACAGCGGCCACACCTAGATGTTTAACTGTGGTGCCCAGTGCCTTGCTCACACTAACAAGTACTCTATAACTGAGCCAAGCCTCTAGACCCTCACTGGGCAAttttaggcaggtgctctactgctgagccacatccccaaccACTCACTGGCATCCCCTGCCCCTAACAGACACTCCTAAGTGTCAATAATAATGTACAACAACGTAATCTTTTTACCACCTAAGCCAACtggacttttaattttaaaaattcattttgtgtttgtgtatactagtttgtagaggtcagaggacaactttcaggaagtggttctcttcctctgtgtgggtcctggggatggaccTCAAGTAAGTtcctttatcagctgagccatctttatgGTCCCGAAACCAGTTTGAACATGTTTTCACATGGTGAGTGGACAGCCCCACCCCGGCCTGCTGTCCCTCGGCCCCTCTCTCGAGGGCGGTCCTGACCCACCTGTCACCTGCCCGTTGTGCTCCTTAAGCTCATGGACCTTGTTCCACTTGGCTCCGCTCTTCTCATAGATGTGCACCTCGTGGTTGTTGGGGCAGATGGCGATCTCTGTGGGAGGGAGGCAGCAGCATGGGTGCCCGCCCTTCCCACCTCTGCTCCCCCTCAGGTGCTCTTCAAGAGCCAGGCTGTCCTGTCTGAAACCTCTCATGTCCTGCTGGGCCACCCCAGGCCTGTCCCCATCACCCTGAATTTTCCCACAGCAATCCTCAGCCCAGCCCACAGCTCTGGCAGAAGCCATTACTGCCCTATCCCCAAGACCGTCATCCTGGCCTGGGGCCTTCCTACCCACGCCTTTAagttttttacatttgtttattttgtgcacgtgtgtgcgtaTGGGAGTGCCACAGCATGTGAGTGAGTGGAAGTCAGAGGTAGAGTGatgagttctttctttccaatatgtgggtcctggagaccaAACTCACCGGGCTTGGTAAGCAATgccgagccatctccctggcccattTTGTTGGATTTTGGAGATAaggtctggctgtgtagctcaggctggcctcaaacatatactctccctgcctcagcctcctcagtttGGGGTggcaggtgtgcactaccatgccctgTCCTTCGTGTTTCTCATGGTAACTCCACCACCCACCAGACTGTTCGGGAGGCCCAGGCTGTTCACCTCCATCCGCCCAACATGCCAACGTCTCTTTCTACCCTCCTGGCCACCCAACATGCCAACGTCTCTTTCTACCCTCCTGGCCTCCCCGCTCGCTCTTGGGTTCTTCATCCGTCTCCCAGGAGCAAGCACTTGCCTTAAGTACAGAGACTCAAAGTATGGGGTCTGGCTGCACCCCTGTTTCACTGCCCTGTCACCCCAATGTCCCAACTAGTACCAGTTCAGCAGGCCACCTTGCAGAAGTCAGCACTCACGTGTACGGTCCTTGTTCCAGGCATGGCAGCTGATGGGTTCCACGAGGAAGCTGTGGTAGGCCATAGTCACTTGTCTCCTGGACCCAGGGGAGGGGACAGAATGCAGGTCAGCTGTGCCCTGTCTTGACAGGGAAGCAGCGTGGGTCACCCTAGTCTCCTGACTGGCCAAGCATGTTACAACCTCTCCTTGAGCCCAAGAGTCCCTCATCCCAAAAAAGCGGGTGTCACAGATGTCCTGGGCTCTAGAGAACAAAAGGTGGGTAGAACAGAGCTTGGGACTGCAGGCAATACACTATGTGAGTGGGGACTGGGACCCTGAGCCACACAGGCCTGTCACTTATcacctgtgcctcagtttcttcatagtgtagacagacacacacacacacacacgcatcatgAAAATTAAACAGTCCCATAATCCACTTCAAACAGAGCCCACCTGTCAGTGGTCCTCCCTTCCGAGCCCCGTGGGTGGAACAAAGGCCAGGCGAGTAAGACAGCTCACATTCTAGAGCTGGTCGCAGCAGAGCCTCGGCTGGGCTCCCACCGCctccccaccagccctgcctctgctcccctggCTGGCCTCCCCCAGGGCATGCATTCCCCATGCTTCTCCCACACTCTGCCAGATGTCCCTTCCTGGCCACCACTGTCCACATTTTCACGTCTCTGAGATCTTCTCTGTTGTCCCTCCATTCTCCCCCACCAAGACACCCATCCAAAAATATCACGGAAAGTCACTTCCCCAAACCCCATTCTGCCCAACCCCTTCCCTCAGCTCCCCAGTCATGAGGTTTCCAGAGTGGGGAGGCATCATGGCACTGTTTGCCAGCCACATGACCCAAAGCACATCACCTGCTGTTCCTGAACCTCATTTCCTCATCCACACAATGCAACAGTAACCCTGCCCACCCCGCCTGAGGTGTGGAGAGCAGAGTGAGATGCCAAGGCTGGGCCTGATAGCAcatgcctggaattccagccACGGGAAGAGTAAGTCAGGGtggtcatgagttcaaagccaccctgggctacccagaccttgtctcaggaaaccaacagggctggggatgtcgctcagttggcagagtgctggcctagctAGCGTTCATGAggaccacataaactgggtgtggtggcacaagcctaagaggcagaggcaggagaataatgGTTAAATTCACAGTCATCCTCAGCACATActgaattccaggctagtctgggctacaagcACTGCTGTCtcgtaacaacaacaaaaagatacagCACGGCTGGTAGGTGATCGGGAAGTGGTCCATCGGTCTAGACGGATGttttcagtgggtaagggcactgccaccaaacctgatgacctgagttcaatccccgggacccatGTGATGGAAGGAAGAACCGACTTCCTCGGGTTGTTCTgtaacctccacatgcatgcgtGGCACAAGCATGAAGAAACAGATAGTTCTTTAAAGACACGTTAAAGGAGCCAGCTGACAAGCTATGCTTTTGTTCCACAATATACGTGATGCCCAGCCTCAATTTCCTCATTGAAACATGCTCTCCTTAGCCCTACAAGCTAACCCTGAGCTACATCGGCATACTCCTGCCTCAGGCCCCTGCACTAGCTGTTCCCTGAGCCTATAATGCTCTTCACTCagacaccgacacacacacacacacacacacacacacacacacacacctcgggCCTACATCCTTTGCCATTTCATTCTGAGTTCGGTTACATCATGGTCCTTCCACTGAGCACTCACTGATAAACCCTGCCCATGGCGGCCCCACTCTGCTAACCTGGTGAAAACCTCTTGCTTACTGGTGCAACAGGGACACTTAGACGACAGTTCCTGGGTGGCACAGGGACATTTAGACAGTTCCTGGGTGGCACAGGAAACATCTGCCGCAGAAACCAGGACTGTATCTGGCTCCCACGCCCAGAATGGTGACCTAGTGGACTCTCAGAAAAC
Proteins encoded:
- the Arpc1b gene encoding actin-related protein 2/3 complex subunit 1B, which codes for MAYHSFLVEPISCHAWNKDRTQIAICPNNHEVHIYEKSGAKWNKVHELKEHNGQVTGIDWAPESNRIVTCGTDRNAYVWTLKGRTWKPTLVILRINRAARCVRWAPNENKFAVGSGSRVISICYFEQENDWWVCKHIKKPIRSTVLSLDWHPNNVLLAAGSCDFKCRIFSAYIKEVEERPAPTPWGSKMPFGELMFESSSSCGWVHGVCFSASGSRVAWVSHDSTVCLVDADKKMAVATLASETLPLLAITFITENSLVAAGHDCFPVLFTYDSSAGTLSFGGRLDVPKQSSQRGLTARERFQNLDKKASSEGGAATGAGLDSLHKNSVSQISVLSGGKAKCSQFCTTGMDGGMSIWDVKSLESALKDLKIK